One part of the Pseudoliparis swirei isolate HS2019 ecotype Mariana Trench chromosome 6, NWPU_hadal_v1, whole genome shotgun sequence genome encodes these proteins:
- the LOC130195087 gene encoding paired amphipathic helix protein Sin3a-like, giving the protein MKRRLEDRGTFFGRPEASAQGQQLKRLKVEDALSYLDQVKLQFGNQPQVYNDFLAIMKEFKSQSIDTLGVISRVSQLFRGHPNLIVGFNTFLPPGYKIEVQNPVAG; this is encoded by the exons ATGAAGCGACGACTGGAGGATCGGGGGACGTTCTTTGGCCGCCCGGAGGCCTCCGCACAGGGCCAGCAGCTCAAGAGGCTCAAG GTAGAAGATGCTCTGTCTTACTTGGATCAAGTGAAGCTGCAGTTTGGCAACCAGCCTCAGGTCTACAACGACTTCCTGGCCATAATGAAGGAGTTCAAGTCTCAAAG taTTGACACCCTCGGGGTCATCAGCAGAGTGTCCCAGCTCTTCAGAGGTCACCCCAACCTCATCGTGGGCTTCAACACCTTCCTGCCGCCTGGCTACAAGATCGAGGTCCAGAACCCTGTTGCCGGgtga